In the Qipengyuania gelatinilytica genome, CAAAGGCACCGCCCTGGCCCCTTCGGCCATGACCTCGGCGGCGAGCAGGAATGCGCGGCCGGCCGGAGTATGAGACAGCGGGCGACCGGCGGAATCGTCGGCCACGATGTTCCAGCGGGCGAGGTGATGGACCACGCGGCGAGCGAGCGGGCGGTCGGGCGTGACCACCGCAACGCGCTTTTCCGGTTCGGAAAGCGCCTTGCGTACCAGCAATGCAATGGCCTGCGCTTCCTCCTCCCGGTTGGCAGACTGCATGATCCGCACACCAGACAGGCGGCGCTTCTCGGGCTTGAGCTCGACCCAGGCTTTGCTCGCTTCAGGCGGCAAGAAGAGGGCGGAGATCGCATGGCTGCGCTCGGGCGGAGCGGCAGTCATGCCCTTTCGGTGCCACGGCTGCACTTCCTCGCGGCGCACGCTCATCCGGTTGAGCAAAAGCTTGAGGTGATATTGCGGGTGGGTGACCGCATCGTCGCGGGCAAAAGCGGTGTCTTCAGGTGTCGGGGCTGCCCCGGCCCGGCCCAGCTCGTCCCACACATCTTCGTCCATGGTCAGGTAGAAATCGGGTAGGATTAATGCGCCTTGCGGCAACTCGCTCACAACCCGTAGCAACTTCGCGAGCGCGGGCGCGGCGCTGGTGACACCGGCAGCGACGACGGGCGTTTTAGGAGGATTGGCCTTCCAGGCCTTGCGCGCCTTGTCGAACAGGCGATTGCGGCGGGCGGCGGCATCGAGCATGCCCTCGGACCCCAGCCACGCGAGCCAGTGCGCCTGCACATTCGCGAACAACCTGATCGAATCCTGCCAATGTCCGGAGAGGTCGGGGAAGATGCCGGCGACCTTCTCGTCGCGCAGCTGTTCAGGCCCGACATCCTCGACCAGCAACCGGTCCATCGTCGCTCCGGTCTCACGGGCAAGGCGCAGGAGCGTCGCGCCCCTGGGTGCCTCATCGCCCATTTCCTCGGCGATCAGCCTGGCAAGCGCAAACATCCGGCGTTGAGGATCGATGGCGGGCGGGATATCGCTCGTGCCCAGCGGGTCGAGCAGCGGCCCGAGCGCTTCGTCGAGATCGAGGTCACCCACCACGGCCATGCGCGGCATCAGCAGGCCTGCCCGGCCCTCCTCGCCTGCATGGCGAATGAAGGCTTCCGATACGGTCCGCCGCGCACGCGAGCTGGGAAGCAGAAGGGTGAGTTTCGACAGGCCCAGCTCGGGATCGGAATAGCGCGGCACCAACCCCGCTACGAGGGCATCGGCGAACCCGCGATGGGCAGCGATGGAATAGACCTTCGGCTGGCTTGCGACCCTGCCTTCTTCAGCCACCCGTCAACGCCTCCTCGGTCGGCTTGATATGTTGCGGCGTGCCGACCTCGTACCACATGCCGGTAAAGGCGACGCCGAACAGGCGATCCTCCTCGATCGCGCGATCCCACAGGATGTTGGTGGAGAATTTCCCGTCGGGCGCATCGCGCAGCAACCGGTGCGACACCAGCTGGATGCCGGTGTAGATAAAGGGCGCGATCCGGTCGGGCTTCTTGCGCGACAGCCGCCCTGCACCATTCATGTAGAAATCGCCCGTCCCGTCAAAATTCCGCGCGCGGGCGTGCGTCACGACCAGCAGCAGCGCATCCATTTTGTCAGGATCCCAGGCAGCCGACAGGTCGGCAAAGGCATTGCGCGGCCCGTCGAGCCAGATGCTGTCGGCATTGCAGGCGAAGAACGGATCGGGAAGCAGCCCTGCTCCCACCGCCTTGGTCATGCCGCCGCCGGTTTCCAGCAGTTCCTCGCGCTCGTCGGAGAAGGTGACGGAGGGCATCTTGCGCGGCTTCAAGTGCGCTTCGATGCTCTCGGCAAGGTAGTGGACATTGACCACTGCCTTTTCGATGCCGGCATCCTCGACCCGATCGAGGGCGCGGTCGATCAGCGGCTTGCCTGCCACACGCACCATCGGCTTGGGCATGGTCGCGGTGAGCGGTCGCATGCGTTTGCCGAGGCCTGCCGCCATCAGCATGGCGGTATCCGAAACGAGTTTGCTCACGCGATCTCTCCGCCGTGGGCATCGCGCAGGTCCTGCGGGATATTGGCATCGAACCAGGCGGCAACCGGCGCCATCGCCTCGTGAGCAAGGTCGCGCTCCATCGCCTTCCAGACGCGCGGAATCATGCCGAGATAGCGGGGCTTGCCGTCGCGCTTGTAGAGGCGCGTGAAGATGCCGACGATCTTGGCATTTCGCTGCGCACCGAGCCGCGCATAGTCCGCCTCGAAATGCTCGCCGGGATCGGCGGCGGCGCGATAGCGGCACAGCATGTCGTGCTCGAGCTGCTCCGACACATCGCGGCGCGCGTCCTGCAGCAGGCTCACAAGGTCATAGGCAGGATGGCCGACCAGTGCGTCCTGGAAATCGATCAGCCCCTGCTCGCCTGCCAGCTTGCCCGGTTCGAGCAGCATGATGTTTTCCGCATGATAATCACGCAGAACGGTCACGCCCGGGTTCTGGCGCGGGAGCATGGGAGAAAGCGCCTCTTCCCATGCGGCGGTCCAGCCTGCTTCATCGACCGACAGGCCGGCGGCAGGACAATACCATTCGGTGAACAACGCCGCTTCGCGCTGGTAGACCGCCATATCATAGGGTTCGAACGGGCCCGGCGGCAGCTGGTGGAGCTGCACAAGCGCGTCGATCGCCTGCGCGTAGGTATCGTGTTCGTCGCCCGGATGGTCGTCGATCCATTCCTTCATCCGCTGGTCGCCGAAATCCTCGGTCAGCACCCAGCCATTCGCCGCGTCTTCCAGCAGGATCGCAGGGCCGCGCATGCCCTGTTCTTCCAGCCAATGGGCCACGTGAAGGAAGGGTGCGGGATCTTCATGCGGCGGCGGTGCATGCATCAGCATTGCCGTGTGGCCACCCATCCTGAGACGAAAATAGCGGCGGAAGCTCGCATCGCCCACCAGCGGCGCGATTTCCGCGCCTTCCCATTCGGTGTCGCCAAGAAAATCGTGAATGCCGTCGGGTAGTGCGCTCATGGGATGCGGCTTTGCCAAGCCTCGCCCGGCTTCACAATGGCCCTTCGTCCATCGCCCACCGTTTCGAGCGTAATTGCAAGGCAACCCGGCTCATGCTCGAAGCCGCCCGCATGATCGGGCCACTCGGCCAGCAGCGCCGCACCCTCGCGATAATCGTCGAGCCCGATTTCCATCGCTTCGGACGGGTCCTCCAGCCGGTAGAAATCGGCATGCACCAGCGGCACGCGCAGGTGGTCGTAGGTCTCGATGATCGTGAAGGTGGGCGAGGGCACTTCACCCTCGTGGCCTAGTGCCCTGATGATGGCGCGCACAAGCGTCGTCTTGCCGGCGCCCAGCCCGCCGGTGAGCGCCACGACGTCGCCCGGCTGCAACCGCTCCGCAATCAGTGCACCGAAGGCTTCCATCGCATCGAGATCGGGAAGGTCGCGGGTCACGGCAGGGTAATCGTTGCCGTTGTCCCGGCATTCTTCCGGCTCTGGATGTCGAGCGCCCCGCCATGTGCTTCGACCAGCTGCCGCGCGAGCGGGATGCCAAGGCCCTGGCGCCGTTCGATCCCCTTGCCGTCCGCGCTCATGCGGATGCCTTCAAGAGCGCGGGCAAGTTCGTGCTGGCTCATGCCCTGCCCATTATCCGAGATGACGATGCGGTTCTGGCCGCGGCGTTTGGCGATATCGATCAGGATGCGTCCGCCGCGCGGCGTATTGGCGATGGCATTGTCGAGGAGGTGACCGATCGCGCGCTGCAATTGCTGGCGGTCGGCCTCGATAACATTGCTGGCATTGCCTTTCACATCGAGCGTGAGCCCGCCTTCGACGATGCGATCCTCGCGCTTGCGGACGATCTGTTCGATGAAGGGGATCATCTCCAGTTTCGACTTGCGCAGCGGCATCAGGCCCGCCTCTGACTGCGAGAGATCGAGGACGTTCTCAACCTGCGCGGTAAGCTTGCCCACCGACATGGTGATGGCCTGCACATACTCCTTTGCCTGCGGAGAGAGGTCGCCGGCGATGCCTTGCGAGAGCAGTTCGGCAAATCCACCAATGGACGTCAGAGGTGTGCGAAATTCGTAAGACATGTTGGCGAGGAAGCGGGTCATCACCGCGTCTGCCTCTTCCAGCGCGCGGTTGCGTTCGCGAAGCGCCTCTTCCGCCTGCTGCGACGCCGTAACGTCAAGTACGGTGATCAGGCCGTTGCCATCGGGCAGCGGAACGCCTGCATAGTCGAGCGTGCGGCCGTCGGCGAGCGCGATGCGGCCACGACGGTTCTTGCGGTCGAGCGTGGCGGAGCGGATCGTCTGACCGATTTCGGATATCTGTTTCGGGTCGGCGAGCTGTTTCGAGATCGCCTCGAGCAGCTGTTCGGCCTGCGGATGCCCGTCCAGTTCCTCGCCCTCGAGTCCCCAGGCGACTGGAAAGCCGCGGTTCCACAGTTCGAGGTGCCCGTCCGGCGCAAAAACCGCGAGCGCTTCGAACAGGCTGTCGAAGGTCGCGGTACGCGTACGCAGCAGCGTGTCTCGCGTGGCCGAAAGGGCCAGCTGTTCGGTCTGGTCCTCCGCGATCAGGACGAGACCGCCATCGGGGAGCGGCTGCGCGACGAGGCGCAAATGCGTGCTGTCGGGCAGCGGCCAGGCGACTTCCTCGGGCTCGTCCATCTGGAACCATTCGCCCAGCTCCTTGCGCCAGGCAGGGAAGTCGCGGACTTCGGGAATGCGGCCGTTTTCGCGCGCAACCATCAGCATCTGCTCGAAGGTCGTGCGCTCGTTGACCACACCCGGCGGCAGCGAAAAGACGCGGTGGAACGGCTGGTTCGCAAAGGTCATCCGGTGCTGCGCATCGAACTGGGCCACGCCGATCGAAAGCTGGTCGAGCATAGAGCGCTGCGCTTCGCGAAAGGCGCGGAATTCGCGCGCCTGCTCTTCCATTTCCTCGATATCGACCGCGTAGCCGGCGATACCCTCACCCACCAGAGGCAGGTCGGTGACGCGGATCGTGCGCCGGGCGTTGTTGATCGTGGCCGAGAGAATACGCTCGATCGGCTGGCGGCGATCTGCCGATTGCTGCGCGACCTGCGCCGCACTGCGCCCGCCGACCTTTTCGACAAGCTCGATCTGTTCGGCGACGACCTGATCCGCGCTCTTCGCGCCGACTGCCTCGACATAGGCCTTGTTGACCAACCGTAGCTGCATGTCGGCACCGCGGAACCACATGGGCATCGGCGCAGCCTCGATCAGGCCGACCAGTGCGCCGAAATCGTCACGCGCACGCGCTGCTTCCTCGCCAAGGCGGGCGAGTTCGTCATCGGTTTCGGTGAAATCGAAGACCCAGATCAGCGCCGCGCCGCTGGGCGAGACTGCCGGATCGGCCAGCGCGCCGCGCAGGGCAAGCGACTTGCGCGAACCCGGCGGCCGCAGGGCCAGCTTGAAGGGCTTGGCGCTTTTCTGCGTGCGCCTGACCAGCGTTGAGAGTTCTTCGACCTGCTCTTCGGACAGGCCCCTGTCGTCCGTGCCGGCCAGTTCGCTCAGATATTCGGGGACCTTGTCCAGCCCGATCCAGCGGGCAAAGCGGTCGGGCGCCTCGATCCTTCCGTCCACGCGCACCAGCAACGGGATGGCGGGGCCTTCCTCGACCATGCGTGAGAGGCGGCGGGCAACCTTCTTGTGCGCCGCGGACGCCTGGCTGTCCCGGCTGGCCTTTATCATCAGCCACATCGCCGTGACGGTCCACAGCGCCAGCATCAGTCCGATGATAGGAAGGAGGACGGGCGAAATTTCCATTACCTGCCAGCTATTAGGCTAGCGGCGTGGATGCAACGTGAAGATTCGGGCGCGCGGCGCAAAATATGCGCAGCGCGCCCGATTGTCTTAGTAGCGGTAGTGTTCCGGCTTGAACGGACCTTCGACCGGCACGCCGATATAGTCGGCCTGTTCCTTGCTCAGCTTGGTCAGCTTGACGCCCAGCTTGTCGAGGTGGAGCGCGGCGACCTTTTCGTCGAGCTGCTTGGGCAGGACGTAGACGTCGTTCTCGTAGCCATCGGTGTTTTCCCAGAGCTCGATTTGCGCCAGCACCTGGTTGGTGAAGGAGCAGCTCATCACGAAGCTGGGATGGCCGGTGGCACAGGCGAGGTTCACGAGACGCCCCTTGGCCAGCACGATGATTTCCTTGCCATCGGGGAACTTCACGAGGTCGGTACCCGGCTTGAGTTCGGTCCACTCGTAATTGTCGAGCGCGGAAATCTGGATTTCGCTGTCGAAGTGGCCGATGTTGCACACGATGCTCATCGGCTTCATCGCCTTCATGTGTTCGGCAGTGATGACGTCTTCATTGCCGGTGGTGGTGACGAAGATGTCGGCGCGCTTTACCGCATCTTCCATCGTCACGACCTCAAAGCCTTCCATCGCCGCCTGCAGCGCGCAGATCGGGTCGATTTCCGTCACGAGCACGCGGGCGCCGCCATTGCGCAGCGACTGGGCCGACCCCTTGCCGACATCGCCATAGCCGGCAACGCAGGCAACCTTACCCGAAAGCATCACGTCGGTCGCACGGCGGATCGCGTCGACCAGTGACTCGCGGCAGCCATAGAGGTTGTCGAATTTCGACTTGGTCACGCTGTCGTTCACGTTGATCGCGGGGAACGGCAGCTTGCCCTGTTTGGCGAGGTGGTAGAGGCGGTGGACACCGGTGGTGGTTTCTTCCGACACGCCCTTGATCGCCTTCACCGACTTGGTGAGGTAGCCCGGCTTCTTCGCGACGAATTCCTTCAGCGCGCGCTGCATCTCGATTTCTTCGGCGTTCTGCGGCTCGGGCATTTCCTCGCCTGCCTCGATGCGCGCACCCCACAGGGCGAACATGGTCGCATCGCCGCCATCGTCGAGGATGAGGTTGGCGGTGCAATCGGGGTCTTCGTCGCTGGACCAGTCGAAGATCCGACCGACATAATCCCAGTATTCGGCGAGGCTTTCGCCCTTCACCGCGAAAACGGGAATGTTGTTGGCAGCCATGGCAGCAGCGGCGTGATCCTGAGTGGAGAAGATGTTGCAGGTCGCCCAGCGCACTTCGGCACCCAGAGCGGTCAGCGTTTCGATCAGGACCGCGGTCTGGATGGTCATGTGCAGCGAGCCGGTAATGCGCGCGCCCTTGAGCGGCTGGGCATCGCCATATTCCTCGCGCGTGGCCATCAGGCCGGGCATTTCGGTCTCCGCGATACGGATTTCCTCGCGGCCGTAATCGGCCAGCGCAATGTCCTTGATGACGTAATCGGAGAATTCGGTCACGGGCAGTCCTTGATAATGCAGGAAAAATACGCCGCGCACGAAGAAGGGGCGGCACTGTCGAAGCGCCGCCCCTAGCCTTTCAGCGGAGGCAGAGCAACTGCCCCTCCGCTCTACCTCTTTCGATCCCGAAAGGCCTTAGCGCCGCGCCCAGCGACCCCCGCTGCGCGGTGCCGGTCCAAGCAACTCGTCGGCTGCCTGGGTAAGCACTGCCGGATCCTTCGTTTTCGAAAGGTCCTCGGTAATTTCCTTCAGCTCTGCACAGCCGAGCCACGGGTGACCCTGGCCGTACTGGTTGGCCATGCCAACGCTGATCCGATCGAGAGCGCGCTTGGCGCCCTTCTTGCCGTGGCGCGCGACAAGGCCGCTCTCGAGACGACGAGCAGCCTGGTTGAGCGCCGTGATGTGATTGGCCGAGAACTTGCGATACTGCGGCTGGAAGTCGTCCGACCCCATGCGGCAGCGAAGCGAGGTGACCATCAGCATAATGTCGAGCTTGCGGACCTGTTCGTCCTGGCTCGCAGCGCTGGCAGTTGTCGGCGTCATGAGAAGAGCAGCGGCCGTCGCGGCGGCTGCCATGGTTTTCTTGAAATGCATGTCCCTTGGTCTCCCGTCGTGCGGACGTCCCGTGTCCACAACCAAGGTGTGCCTGCAGAATGTTTACCGGGTTTTAAAGGTGCGAAGTAAACCGCGGTTAACCATCCACCGCACTTGCAAGCACGGCCTGTCGCACTAGATGCTCTGTGTGGATTTCAAGACACAGGAGTTTTAACAAATGACAATTGCCGTAGGCGACCGCCTTCCCGACGTAAAACTGGTCAAGGCTACCGCCGAAGGCCCCGAGCAGGTCCAGTCTTCGGACTATTTCAAGGGCAAGACCGTTGCGCTTTTCTGCGTACCGGGGGCTTTCACCCCGACCTGCTCTGCGAAACACCTGCCCGGCTATGTCGAAAAGGCCGATGAATTGAAGGCCAAGGGCGTCGACGAGATCGTCGCGACCGCCGTCAACGATGCCTTCGTGCTCGGTGCGTGGAACCAGGCAGCCGGCAGCCAGGACATCACCATGCTGGCCGACGGCAATGGCGAATTCGCGCAGGCCACCGGCCTCGATGCCGATTTCTCCGGCTTCGGCATGGGCCAGCGCGCCCAGCGCTACTCGATGCTGGTCGAAGACGGCGTGGTGAAGCAGCTCAATGTCGAAGCGCCGGGCGATTTCTCGGTCTCGAGTGCGGAGCACATGCTCGGCCAGATGTAATCCGGTTACCCGTCCCGTCTGAGGACAAACGCGCGCCCCGCCTTGCCACCCGGCACGGCGGGGCGCAGTCTTTTGCGCGCACTTCGGGGAAACGTGACCATGGAAGACAAGACCGCAGGCGATGACAAGTTCGGA is a window encoding:
- a CDS encoding nucleotidyltransferase family protein, whose amino-acid sequence is MSKLVSDTAMLMAAGLGKRMRPLTATMPKPMVRVAGKPLIDRALDRVEDAGIEKAVVNVHYLAESIEAHLKPRKMPSVTFSDEREELLETGGGMTKAVGAGLLPDPFFACNADSIWLDGPRNAFADLSAAWDPDKMDALLLVVTHARARNFDGTGDFYMNGAGRLSRKKPDRIAPFIYTGIQLVSHRLLRDAPDGKFSTNILWDRAIEEDRLFGVAFTGMWYEVGTPQHIKPTEEALTGG
- a CDS encoding aminoglycoside phosphotransferase family protein; this encodes MSALPDGIHDFLGDTEWEGAEIAPLVGDASFRRYFRLRMGGHTAMLMHAPPPHEDPAPFLHVAHWLEEQGMRGPAILLEDAANGWVLTEDFGDQRMKEWIDDHPGDEHDTYAQAIDALVQLHQLPPGPFEPYDMAVYQREAALFTEWYCPAAGLSVDEAGWTAAWEEALSPMLPRQNPGVTVLRDYHAENIMLLEPGKLAGEQGLIDFQDALVGHPAYDLVSLLQDARRDVSEQLEHDMLCRYRAAADPGEHFEADYARLGAQRNAKIVGIFTRLYKRDGKPRYLGMIPRVWKAMERDLAHEAMAPVAAWFDANIPQDLRDAHGGEIA
- the tsaE gene encoding tRNA (adenosine(37)-N6)-threonylcarbamoyltransferase complex ATPase subunit type 1 TsaE; protein product: MTRDLPDLDAMEAFGALIAERLQPGDVVALTGGLGAGKTTLVRAIIRALGHEGEVPSPTFTIIETYDHLRVPLVHADFYRLEDPSEAMEIGLDDYREGAALLAEWPDHAGGFEHEPGCLAITLETVGDGRRAIVKPGEAWQSRIP
- a CDS encoding sensor histidine kinase, with amino-acid sequence MEISPVLLPIIGLMLALWTVTAMWLMIKASRDSQASAAHKKVARRLSRMVEEGPAIPLLVRVDGRIEAPDRFARWIGLDKVPEYLSELAGTDDRGLSEEQVEELSTLVRRTQKSAKPFKLALRPPGSRKSLALRGALADPAVSPSGAALIWVFDFTETDDELARLGEEAARARDDFGALVGLIEAAPMPMWFRGADMQLRLVNKAYVEAVGAKSADQVVAEQIELVEKVGGRSAAQVAQQSADRRQPIERILSATINNARRTIRVTDLPLVGEGIAGYAVDIEEMEEQAREFRAFREAQRSMLDQLSIGVAQFDAQHRMTFANQPFHRVFSLPPGVVNERTTFEQMLMVARENGRIPEVRDFPAWRKELGEWFQMDEPEEVAWPLPDSTHLRLVAQPLPDGGLVLIAEDQTEQLALSATRDTLLRTRTATFDSLFEALAVFAPDGHLELWNRGFPVAWGLEGEELDGHPQAEQLLEAISKQLADPKQISEIGQTIRSATLDRKNRRGRIALADGRTLDYAGVPLPDGNGLITVLDVTASQQAEEALRERNRALEEADAVMTRFLANMSYEFRTPLTSIGGFAELLSQGIAGDLSPQAKEYVQAITMSVGKLTAQVENVLDLSQSEAGLMPLRKSKLEMIPFIEQIVRKREDRIVEGGLTLDVKGNASNVIEADRQQLQRAIGHLLDNAIANTPRGGRILIDIAKRRGQNRIVISDNGQGMSQHELARALEGIRMSADGKGIERRQGLGIPLARQLVEAHGGALDIQSRKNAGTTATITLP
- the ahcY gene encoding adenosylhomocysteinase, with the translated sequence MPVTEFSDYVIKDIALADYGREEIRIAETEMPGLMATREEYGDAQPLKGARITGSLHMTIQTAVLIETLTALGAEVRWATCNIFSTQDHAAAAMAANNIPVFAVKGESLAEYWDYVGRIFDWSSDEDPDCTANLILDDGGDATMFALWGARIEAGEEMPEPQNAEEIEMQRALKEFVAKKPGYLTKSVKAIKGVSEETTTGVHRLYHLAKQGKLPFPAINVNDSVTKSKFDNLYGCRESLVDAIRRATDVMLSGKVACVAGYGDVGKGSAQSLRNGGARVLVTEIDPICALQAAMEGFEVVTMEDAVKRADIFVTTTGNEDVITAEHMKAMKPMSIVCNIGHFDSEIQISALDNYEWTELKPGTDLVKFPDGKEIIVLAKGRLVNLACATGHPSFVMSCSFTNQVLAQIELWENTDGYENDVYVLPKQLDEKVAALHLDKLGVKLTKLSKEQADYIGVPVEGPFKPEHYRY
- a CDS encoding S-adenosyl-L-homocysteine hydrolase, which codes for MHFKKTMAAAATAAALLMTPTTASAASQDEQVRKLDIMLMVTSLRCRMGSDDFQPQYRKFSANHITALNQAARRLESGLVARHGKKGAKRALDRISVGMANQYGQGHPWLGCAELKEITEDLSKTKDPAVLTQAADELLGPAPRSGGRWARR
- a CDS encoding peroxiredoxin codes for the protein MTIAVGDRLPDVKLVKATAEGPEQVQSSDYFKGKTVALFCVPGAFTPTCSAKHLPGYVEKADELKAKGVDEIVATAVNDAFVLGAWNQAAGSQDITMLADGNGEFAQATGLDADFSGFGMGQRAQRYSMLVEDGVVKQLNVEAPGDFSVSSAEHMLGQM